A genomic segment from Anaeromyxobacter sp. encodes:
- a CDS encoding enoyl-CoA hydratase/isomerase family protein has translation MTWLVERLGAVERWTIQGEARRNSLTMALLQDAAGLLERAAADRALRVVVLTGAGGRAFCAGADLKERAAMADAQVADFHRALRALLDGLEALPQVVVAALNGAALGGGLELALACDLRVAAEGALMGLPEVGLGIIPGGGGTQRLPRLIGAGRALDLILTGRRVGAAEALAMGLVTAVAPAARLGEEALALARRVAANAPVSLRQAKRAVAEGRHLPLAEALDLEHRLYQACLPTQDRQEALRAFAEKRPPVFTGE, from the coding sequence ATGACGTGGCTGGTGGAGCGGCTCGGGGCGGTGGAGCGCTGGACCATCCAGGGCGAGGCGCGGCGCAACTCGCTCACCATGGCGCTGCTGCAGGACGCGGCCGGCCTGCTGGAGCGGGCCGCGGCGGACCGCGCCCTCCGGGTGGTGGTGCTGACCGGGGCCGGGGGGCGGGCCTTCTGCGCCGGGGCCGACCTGAAGGAGCGGGCCGCCATGGCGGACGCCCAGGTGGCCGACTTCCACCGCGCCCTGCGCGCCCTGCTCGACGGGCTGGAGGCGCTGCCGCAGGTGGTGGTGGCGGCGCTCAACGGCGCGGCCCTGGGCGGGGGGCTGGAGCTGGCGCTGGCCTGCGACCTCCGGGTGGCCGCCGAGGGCGCCCTCATGGGCCTGCCGGAGGTGGGCCTGGGCATCATCCCCGGGGGCGGCGGGACGCAGCGGCTGCCGCGGCTCATCGGGGCCGGGCGGGCCCTGGATCTCATCCTGACGGGGCGCCGGGTGGGCGCGGCCGAGGCGCTGGCCATGGGGCTGGTCACCGCGGTGGCGCCGGCGGCGCGGCTCGGCGAGGAGGCCCTGGCGCTGGCGCGCCGGGTGGCCGCCAACGCGCCGGTCTCGCTCCGGCAGGCCAAGCGGGCGGTGGCCGAGGGGCGGCACCTGCCGCTGGCCGAGGCGCTCGACCTGGAGCACCGGCTCTACCAGGCC